The following coding sequences are from one Rhabdothermincola sediminis window:
- a CDS encoding ABC transporter ATP-binding protein has protein sequence MTGSTAIVVEGVSKRFKVYKSRPTSLKERVTRFARDRYEEFWALDDVSLEVPEASVYGLVGHNGSGKSSLLRLMANIHRPTKGRIVANGRISALLELGAGFHPDLTGRENIYLNAAILGFRRRDTDKILDEIVEFSGIEPFIDTPVKHYSSGMYVRLGFSVAVHVDPQILLIDEVIAVGDEEFQRRCFEHLYRLRNRGVTIVMVTHSLGLVQSMCSRAAWLDHGKLLAEGPAGDVVHHYVSKVNEREAERFEHEAEAASELGVPEGGLDVEASLRPLSIEAVEFLGSDGQPTQVALSLEPLTVRIRYRASEPVESPLFSFAVESANGVHVATPGMRPDDRRSEVLVDEGYVDYRIDQLALAPGEYLLSTAVHDRHGMIRFDHQQRCAKLHVQRSSRSVPGLVDLLGRWEAPVGPRAEALR, from the coding sequence GTGACGGGAAGCACCGCGATCGTCGTCGAGGGGGTCTCGAAGCGGTTCAAGGTCTACAAGAGCCGGCCCACCAGTTTGAAGGAGCGGGTCACCCGCTTCGCTCGCGATCGTTACGAGGAGTTCTGGGCCCTCGACGACGTCAGCCTCGAGGTGCCCGAGGCGTCGGTGTACGGGCTCGTGGGCCACAACGGATCAGGCAAATCGAGTCTCCTGCGACTGATGGCCAACATCCACCGCCCGACCAAGGGGCGGATCGTCGCCAACGGTCGGATCTCGGCGCTGCTCGAGCTGGGCGCAGGCTTCCACCCGGATCTGACAGGACGCGAGAACATCTACCTGAACGCCGCCATCCTCGGTTTCCGCCGACGGGACACCGACAAGATCCTCGATGAGATCGTCGAGTTCTCGGGCATCGAGCCCTTCATCGACACGCCGGTGAAGCACTACTCGAGTGGGATGTACGTCCGGCTCGGGTTCTCGGTGGCGGTCCACGTCGACCCCCAGATCCTCCTGATCGACGAGGTCATCGCGGTCGGCGACGAGGAGTTCCAGCGCCGCTGCTTCGAGCACCTCTACAGGCTTCGCAACCGAGGGGTCACGATCGTGATGGTGACCCACAGCCTCGGGTTGGTGCAGAGCATGTGCAGCAGGGCCGCGTGGCTGGACCATGGCAAGTTGCTGGCCGAGGGTCCCGCAGGCGACGTCGTGCACCACTACGTCAGCAAGGTCAACGAGCGCGAAGCGGAGCGCTTCGAGCACGAAGCCGAGGCGGCCAGCGAGCTCGGTGTCCCCGAGGGTGGTCTCGACGTCGAGGCGTCGTTGCGCCCGCTCTCCATCGAAGCCGTGGAGTTCCTGGGCTCGGACGGCCAACCCACCCAGGTGGCCCTGAGCCTGGAGCCGCTCACGGTCCGGATCCGTTACCGGGCATCGGAGCCGGTGGAATCACCGCTGTTCTCCTTCGCGGTCGAGAGCGCGAACGGTGTGCACGTGGCCACCCCCGGGATGCGTCCGGACGATCGACGGTCCGAGGTCCTCGTCGACGAGGGGTACGTCGACTACCGCATCGACCAGTTGGCCCTGGCGCCGGGCGAGTACCTGCTCAGCACGGCGGTGCACGATCGGCACGGCATGATCCGGTTCGATCACCAGCAGCGTTGCGCCAAGCTCCACGTCCAGCGGTCCTCGAGATCGGTGCCAGGTCTCGTGGACCTGCTCGGGCGATGGGAGGCACCCGTCGGGCCTCGGGCAGAGGCGCTGCGATGA
- a CDS encoding ABC transporter permease has protein sequence MTAATEIWTYRNLIYNLAQRELRARYKKSLLGWLWSLINPAATLGIYTLVFGVFLAQQPPPMGNGRIGLFGMYLFCALVVWNFFNGTVTGSISALQGSGGLLNKVYFPPAAPAIANMLTVLLQAVIEGGILAAIMVLLGNASVTFLLFPVILVFLGLFALGLGLFLSVYNVLYRDVSYLVGIFMQLLFYATPIIYSIDIIPARVGGIPVRRLIELNPLTQFVEWSRDAFYSLRWPSTAGMLYAMVASVVVFLAGTAAFNVKARNVAEEL, from the coding sequence GTGACCGCCGCAACCGAGATCTGGACCTACCGGAACCTCATCTACAACCTCGCTCAGCGGGAGCTGCGAGCTCGCTACAAGAAGAGCCTGCTCGGATGGCTGTGGTCCCTGATCAACCCGGCGGCCACCCTCGGCATCTACACCCTTGTGTTCGGTGTCTTCCTCGCCCAGCAGCCGCCGCCGATGGGCAACGGGCGGATCGGGCTGTTCGGCATGTACCTGTTCTGCGCGCTCGTCGTGTGGAACTTCTTCAACGGCACCGTCACCGGGTCGATCTCAGCCCTGCAGGGCTCCGGGGGCCTGCTCAACAAGGTGTACTTCCCGCCTGCCGCCCCGGCGATCGCGAACATGCTGACCGTACTGCTCCAAGCGGTGATCGAAGGAGGCATCCTCGCGGCCATCATGGTGCTGCTGGGGAACGCGTCGGTCACCTTCCTGCTGTTCCCGGTGATCCTGGTCTTCCTCGGTCTGTTCGCCCTCGGCCTGGGCCTCTTCCTGAGCGTGTACAACGTCCTCTACCGCGACGTCAGCTACCTGGTCGGCATCTTCATGCAGCTCCTCTTCTACGCCACGCCGATCATCTACAGCATCGACATCATCCCGGCGAGGGTCGGGGGCATCCCGGTCCGGCGGCTCATCGAGCTCAACCCGTTGACGCAGTTCGTCGAGTGGTCGCGTGACGCCTTCTACAGCCTCCGCTGGCCCTCCACGGCCGGCATGCTCTACGCCATGGTCGCCTCCGTCGTGGTGTTCCTCGCCGGGACCGCGGCGTTCAACGTGAAGGCCCGCAACGTGGCGGAGGAGCTGTGA
- a CDS encoding glycosyltransferase family 2 protein, giving the protein MRIAGIMLLRNEADFVEVNLRYHRSIGIDEFLVVDNGSTDGTAEILAEMARSDPSVHVEIDPGPYQQDVVRTRLARAAGAMGVDWVVNIDGDEFWWTPGGDLRAVLARTEASVLRCDVVNLVQRRDVRARSPQALLTITRRVPGTRGTLEDARRLVEAGEIAYVEMNHPVNCLARPGPGIIVHGGAHHIDGVDGPVIDTPEIVCLHAGLRAREVLEKKAEHGRRVDELGLPPDISWHVRRWARLAAAGELEAEWAANSWRDEGPGVLDLPSGPRPLVVDTRLADAVRPFITTPRRRSWRSRATRWLAGRSSGGS; this is encoded by the coding sequence ATGCGCATCGCCGGCATCATGTTGCTGCGCAACGAGGCCGACTTCGTCGAGGTCAACCTCCGCTACCACCGATCGATCGGCATCGACGAGTTCCTGGTGGTGGACAACGGCTCGACCGACGGCACGGCGGAGATCCTGGCCGAGATGGCTCGGTCCGACCCGTCCGTCCACGTGGAGATCGATCCGGGCCCGTACCAGCAGGACGTGGTCCGGACGCGGCTCGCCCGGGCGGCGGGTGCCATGGGTGTCGACTGGGTCGTCAATATCGACGGCGATGAGTTCTGGTGGACCCCCGGTGGTGATCTCCGAGCGGTGCTGGCCCGGACCGAGGCCAGCGTCCTGCGCTGCGACGTGGTGAACCTCGTCCAGCGGCGTGACGTGCGAGCCCGATCACCCCAGGCTCTCTTGACGATCACCCGCCGCGTGCCGGGAACCCGGGGAACGCTGGAGGACGCCCGGCGCCTGGTCGAGGCCGGCGAGATCGCCTACGTGGAGATGAACCATCCGGTCAACTGCCTCGCCCGACCCGGGCCGGGCATCATCGTCCACGGGGGCGCACACCACATCGATGGCGTCGATGGCCCAGTGATCGACACCCCGGAGATCGTGTGCCTGCACGCAGGCTTGCGGGCTCGCGAGGTGCTCGAGAAGAAGGCCGAGCACGGTCGGCGGGTGGACGAGTTGGGTCTCCCCCCCGACATCAGCTGGCACGTGCGGCGATGGGCGCGGCTCGCCGCGGCGGGAGAGCTCGAGGCCGAGTGGGCGGCGAACTCCTGGCGAGACGAGGGACCCGGCGTGCTCGATCTTCCGAGCGGTCCCCGCCCGCTGGTGGTCGACACCCGCTTGGCCGATGCGGTCCGCCCGTTCATCACCACCCCACGCCGCAGGAGTTGGAGGTCACGGGCAACCCGCTGGCTCGCCGGCCGGTCTTCGGGAGGATCCTGA
- a CDS encoding glycosyltransferase, which produces MAGRPTRVLVLTADKVGGAMAGPAIRAIELARVLDRSFEVVLGSTHEVSLAGLPFRSTTVRERLDLEPHVDWADVVLAMPSVLHRFDWIADHDLVVLADAYDPVLFEVLEWFSPAAPQEQDARFLDALAQMIEPLRFADAVLCASERQRHLLIGLLTAIGRVNPKTYGEDPTLGRFVPVVPFGLPADPPLTEHRPLRGPGGPFAADDVVLYWGGGIYQWLDPLTLIDAMALVDDPNVKLFFAGIAHPTPEVPVMPMAQAARDAATDRGLIGTRVVFSDRWISYGERAAYLTDADIGVSVHRRHVETTFSFRTRLLDYLWAGLPILTSEGDGFAELVRARELGAVVPAEDAAAMAEAIGRLRDREVRAACSHRVRDLAPAYEWSVVSRPLVELCAEPRRAADRLAGGRAQPVAPDALPAPGLTGLLQRVAARARSALRSGE; this is translated from the coding sequence ATGGCCGGCCGCCCGACGCGTGTGCTCGTTCTCACCGCTGACAAGGTCGGGGGAGCGATGGCGGGGCCGGCCATCCGGGCCATCGAGCTGGCCCGGGTGCTGGATCGCTCGTTCGAGGTCGTGCTGGGGTCGACCCATGAGGTCTCCCTCGCCGGCCTCCCGTTCCGGTCCACGACCGTCCGGGAGCGGCTCGACCTGGAGCCCCACGTCGACTGGGCCGACGTCGTGCTGGCCATGCCGTCGGTGCTCCACCGCTTCGACTGGATCGCGGACCACGACCTGGTCGTGCTGGCCGACGCCTACGATCCGGTCCTCTTCGAGGTGTTGGAGTGGTTCTCGCCGGCGGCCCCGCAGGAGCAGGACGCTCGGTTCCTCGATGCGCTGGCCCAGATGATCGAGCCGCTCCGGTTCGCCGATGCCGTGCTCTGCGCGTCGGAACGCCAGCGCCACCTGCTCATCGGGCTGCTCACCGCGATCGGTCGGGTCAACCCGAAGACCTACGGCGAGGATCCGACGCTCGGCAGGTTCGTCCCGGTGGTGCCGTTCGGCCTGCCCGCCGATCCGCCCCTCACCGAGCACCGGCCGTTGCGGGGGCCCGGTGGCCCGTTCGCCGCCGACGACGTGGTGCTCTACTGGGGTGGCGGCATCTACCAGTGGCTCGATCCGTTGACCCTGATCGACGCGATGGCGTTGGTGGACGACCCGAACGTGAAGCTCTTCTTCGCCGGCATCGCGCACCCCACGCCTGAGGTCCCGGTGATGCCCATGGCGCAGGCGGCACGTGATGCGGCCACCGACCGGGGGCTGATCGGGACCAGGGTCGTCTTCTCGGACCGTTGGATCTCCTACGGCGAGCGGGCCGCCTACCTCACCGATGCCGACATCGGGGTCTCGGTGCACCGGCGGCACGTCGAAACCACCTTCTCGTTCCGGACGCGGCTGCTCGACTACCTGTGGGCGGGTCTGCCCATTCTCACCTCCGAGGGCGACGGCTTCGCCGAGCTGGTTCGTGCGCGCGAGCTCGGAGCGGTCGTCCCCGCCGAGGACGCCGCGGCGATGGCCGAGGCGATCGGCCGGCTGCGCGACCGCGAGGTGCGGGCCGCCTGCTCGCATCGAGTGCGGGACCTCGCTCCGGCCTACGAGTGGTCGGTCGTGAGCAGGCCGCTCGTCGAGCTCTGCGCCGAGCCCCGCCGGGCAGCGGATCGCCTCGCCGGCGGGCGGGCTCAGCCCGTCGCACCGGACGCCCTGCCGGCGCCCGGGCTCACGGGCCTGCTCCAGCGGGTCGCTGCCAGGGCGCGCTCAGCCTTGCGCAGCGGCGAATAG